A stretch of the Dioscorea cayenensis subsp. rotundata cultivar TDr96_F1 chromosome 4, TDr96_F1_v2_PseudoChromosome.rev07_lg8_w22 25.fasta, whole genome shotgun sequence genome encodes the following:
- the LOC120257870 gene encoding cingulin-like, which produces MEVDEPKLVSGEDVEILHGDNGFALDEKKKSESEVVEEEEASVIKTLKEEIQTLSMDRLELQRWKDEMKAEMERSEAEKQALAGRADYLEGEISRLHHDLGTAVSSSADSEADAQSLKKALENLQAEMASVADSKVALDARIEGLEAKIAALNAQREEAAVALSEKEAEIVALKNEMEALQLKGRALEDGLLDYKDKARQELEQEVKRKEELEKAVKELEEENSRLQDRIHGFQSESEKRDLVTNDGKGNGMAVDVHEGLKVSWAVVAAAAASTGTVAAAVTAIYLRHAKQR; this is translated from the coding sequence ATGGAAGTCGATGAACCTAAGCTAGTCAGTGGAGAAGACGTTGAGATCCTTCATGGTGATAATGGCTTTGCCCTtgacgagaagaagaagagtgaatcggaagtagtagaagaagaagaagcatcggtgatcaaaaccctaaaggAAGAGATCCAAACTCTGAGTATGGATCGATTGGAGCTTCAGCGCTGGAAGGATGAGATGAAGGCTGAGATGGAACGCTCTGAGGCTGAGAAGCAAGCCCTTGCGGGGCGCGCCGACTATCTTGAGGGTGAGATCTCTCGCCTGCATCACGACCTTGGCACGGCGGTGTCCTCCAGTGCAGACTCCGAGGCAGATGCTCAGAGCCTCAAGAAAGCACTTGAGAATCTCCAGGCCGAGATGGCCTCGGTCGCCGACTCCAAGGTCGCACTGGATGCTAGGATTGAGGGTCTGGAGGCCAAGATCGCTGCCCTTAATGCGCAGAGAGAGGAGGCTGCAGTGGCGCTCTCTGAGAAAGAGGCGGAGATCGTGGCTTTGAAAAACGAGATGGAGGCTCTCCAGCTGAAGGGGAGAGCTCTTGAAGATGGATTACTGGATTACAAAGACAAGGCGAGGCAGGAATTAGAGCAGGAGGTTAAGCGGAAGGAGGAGCTGGAGAAGGCTGTGAAGGAGCTGGAAGAGGAGAACTCCCGTCTCCAGGACCGGATTCATGGATTCCAGTCAGAGTCGGAGAAGAGGGATCTTGTGACAAATGACGGCAAAGGAAATGGCATGGCGGTGGACGTGCACGAGGGTTTGAAAGTCTCATGGGCTGTCGTTGCAGCAGCTGCAGCATCGACTGGAACTGTTGCTGCCGCGGTCACTGCGATCTATCTCCGCCATGCCAAGCAGAGGTAA